One window of the Devosia sp. 2618 genome contains the following:
- a CDS encoding histidine phosphatase family protein, whose amino-acid sequence MTALVWPEIYFIRHGETPWNAERRYQGRKDIPLNDKGRGQANQNGKTLAALFAARGLDPNSFEWHASPLGRTRETMDRVRAGFDAHLPDVQYDVRLMEISFGVLEGELFEQLPANMAIAPGDRTEDYWDYRPENGENYRDVEARLAEFASVLKGPSVVVAHGGIARTLRVLIEHAPVLEVINWAPPQDAIMHFTPGNMELLRG is encoded by the coding sequence ATGACAGCCCTGGTCTGGCCGGAAATCTACTTCATCCGGCATGGTGAAACGCCATGGAATGCCGAGCGCCGCTATCAGGGGCGCAAGGACATTCCGCTCAACGACAAAGGGCGTGGCCAGGCCAATCAGAACGGCAAGACGCTCGCCGCATTGTTTGCGGCGCGCGGCCTTGATCCCAACAGCTTCGAGTGGCACGCCTCGCCACTCGGACGCACCCGCGAAACGATGGATCGCGTCCGCGCCGGGTTCGATGCGCATCTGCCCGACGTGCAGTATGACGTGCGGCTGATGGAGATTTCCTTCGGCGTGCTGGAAGGCGAACTGTTCGAGCAGCTGCCGGCCAATATGGCCATCGCACCGGGCGATCGCACCGAAGACTATTGGGACTATCGCCCTGAAAATGGCGAAAACTACCGCGACGTCGAAGCGCGTCTGGCCGAATTTGCCAGCGTGCTCAAGGGACCGTCGGTGGTCGTGGCCCATGGCGGCATCGCCCGCACACTGCGCGTACTGATCGAACATGCGCCCGTGCTGGAAGTGATCAACTGGGCGCCGCCCCAGGATGCCATCATGCATTTTACGCCCGGCAATATGGAATTGCTGCGGGGTTAG
- a CDS encoding SDR family oxidoreductase, which produces MATGLMAGKRGLIMGLANNRSIAWGIAKQLHAQGAEICFSYQGEALKRRVEPLAAELGSDFLVECDVSDDAAMDETFRQIKEKWGKLDFVVHAIGFSNKDELEGRYLDTSADNFALTMNISVYSFTAVAKRAEALMSEGGSLLTLTYYGAVKYVPNYNVMGVAKAALEASVRYLAVDLGKAGIRVNAISAGAIKTLAASGISGLRDMLHWQEANSAMRKNVSIDDVGGAATYLLSDLASGVTGEIHYVDAGFNVVGMKLLDNVEPAAGE; this is translated from the coding sequence ATGGCCACTGGATTGATGGCAGGCAAGCGCGGCTTGATCATGGGTCTCGCAAACAACCGCTCGATCGCATGGGGCATTGCCAAGCAATTGCACGCGCAGGGCGCCGAGATCTGTTTCTCCTATCAGGGCGAAGCGCTCAAACGCCGCGTCGAGCCGCTGGCTGCCGAACTCGGTTCGGACTTCCTCGTCGAATGCGACGTGTCTGATGACGCGGCAATGGACGAGACGTTCCGCCAGATCAAGGAAAAGTGGGGCAAGCTCGATTTCGTCGTGCACGCCATCGGCTTCTCCAACAAGGATGAGCTCGAAGGCCGCTACCTCGACACCTCGGCGGACAACTTCGCGCTGACCATGAACATCTCGGTCTATTCGTTCACCGCCGTCGCCAAGCGCGCCGAAGCGCTGATGAGCGAAGGCGGCTCGCTGTTGACGCTGACCTATTATGGCGCCGTCAAATATGTGCCGAACTACAACGTCATGGGCGTTGCCAAGGCCGCGCTTGAAGCATCGGTTCGCTACCTCGCCGTCGATCTGGGCAAGGCCGGAATCCGCGTCAACGCCATCTCGGCCGGCGCGATCAAGACCCTTGCCGCTTCGGGTATCTCCGGCCTGCGCGACATGCTGCACTGGCAGGAAGCCAATTCGGCCATGCGCAAGAACGTGTCGATCGACGACGTTGGTGGCGCTGCAACATACCTGCTGAGCGATCTCGCCAGTGGTGTGACCGGCGAAATCCATTACGTTGACGCAGGCTTCAACGTTGTCGGCATGAAGCTGCTCGACAATGTAGAGCCAGCCGCCGGCGAATAG
- a CDS encoding FAD-binding oxidoreductase: protein MSVSAAEIVTQLTELIGADAVIGDPGRMTTYLSEPRKRFHTGAAAIATPGSVPEVQAILRWANEKGVGIIPQGGNTGLVGGQVPLRGDEVILSTARLDRIRAIDPAAGAMTAESGVILANAHEAAEAEGVILPLWLASQGSARIGGVLSTNAGGVNVLAYGNARDLTMGVEAVLADGRLYQGLNSLKKDNTGYDLKNLLVGAEGTLGIITAATLKIFPKPEDYETAIVSLSSLDAALRLFEYLRERARRRLSAFEIVPQLGLEMQLRQGMLDRDPTPGPSPWYALIEVSRLTKGASGTLMTAIEAAFAAGLVDNAVFAESLSDRTRMWAFREQMSEVQSKEGASIKHDVSVPIDNVPELITEGIAVAEKLIPGIRAVPFGHLGDGNIHFNFSQPVGADPKTFMAESDEKLHEAIYDIVLRLGGSVSAEHGIGQLKVDLLRQVKDPVALQMMRSIKQALDPKGILNPGKVLG from the coding sequence ATGTCCGTATCTGCAGCCGAGATCGTTACACAGTTGACCGAACTCATCGGGGCGGATGCCGTTATCGGCGATCCCGGGCGGATGACCACCTATCTCAGCGAACCGCGCAAACGCTTCCACACCGGCGCGGCGGCCATTGCCACCCCTGGATCGGTCCCCGAGGTGCAAGCTATCCTGCGCTGGGCAAACGAAAAAGGCGTCGGCATCATCCCGCAGGGCGGCAATACCGGGCTGGTCGGCGGCCAGGTTCCACTGCGCGGCGACGAAGTCATTCTCAGCACCGCCCGGCTCGACCGCATCCGCGCCATCGACCCGGCAGCGGGCGCGATGACCGCAGAATCAGGCGTCATTCTCGCCAATGCGCACGAGGCAGCCGAAGCCGAAGGGGTGATTCTGCCGCTCTGGCTGGCCTCCCAGGGGTCTGCCCGGATCGGCGGCGTGCTGTCGACCAATGCCGGTGGCGTCAATGTGCTGGCCTATGGCAATGCGCGCGACCTCACCATGGGCGTCGAAGCCGTTCTGGCCGATGGCCGCCTCTATCAGGGCCTCAATTCCCTCAAAAAAGACAATACCGGCTACGATCTCAAGAACCTTCTGGTCGGTGCCGAAGGCACGCTGGGCATCATCACCGCCGCCACGCTCAAGATTTTCCCCAAGCCCGAAGATTACGAAACCGCCATTGTCAGCCTCTCGAGCCTCGATGCCGCGCTGCGCCTCTTTGAATACCTCCGCGAGCGCGCCCGCCGCCGCTTGAGCGCCTTTGAAATCGTGCCGCAGCTTGGCCTCGAAATGCAGCTGCGTCAGGGCATGCTCGACCGTGACCCTACCCCCGGCCCCTCCCCGTGGTATGCGCTGATCGAAGTCTCCCGCCTCACCAAGGGCGCATCGGGCACTTTGATGACCGCCATCGAAGCGGCGTTTGCCGCAGGTCTGGTCGACAATGCGGTGTTTGCCGAATCGCTCAGCGACCGCACCCGGATGTGGGCGTTCCGCGAGCAGATGAGCGAAGTGCAATCGAAGGAAGGCGCTTCCATCAAGCACGACGTGTCGGTCCCCATCGACAATGTGCCCGAGCTGATCACCGAAGGCATCGCCGTTGCCGAAAAGCTCATCCCTGGCATCCGCGCCGTGCCGTTCGGCCATCTGGGCGACGGCAATATCCACTTCAACTTCAGCCAGCCTGTCGGCGCCGACCCCAAGACCTTCATGGCCGAATCCGACGAAAAACTGCACGAAGCCATCTACGACATCGTCCTGCGCCTCGGCGGCTCCGTCTCGGCCGAACACGGCATCGGGCAGCTCAAGGTCGATCTGCTGCGGCAGGTGAAGGACCCGGTCGCGCTGCAAATGATGCGCTCGATCAAACAGGCGCTGGACCCCAAGGGCATTTTGAACCCGGGCAAGGTTTTGGGGTGA
- a CDS encoding hemerythrin domain-containing protein: MLLNIQFLDDATRPPVQKLDGLTEDQREAGHHLRIIHDHLRANMVTLGKMIDRANAGTVTRSEIAEETSALAMVANYRRFGNLCGQHCQIVNTHHSIEDHHLFPVLGRQSPGFKAIADRLTAEHVVVHELLERLVDALNALANEPSQSRFDDAKTVYHALERVLLSHLGWEEEAMGDALGYFGIM; encoded by the coding sequence ATGCTGCTCAACATCCAATTCCTCGACGACGCAACCCGTCCGCCGGTGCAAAAGCTTGATGGTCTGACTGAGGACCAGCGCGAGGCCGGCCATCATTTGCGGATAATCCACGATCACCTGCGCGCCAATATGGTCACGCTCGGCAAGATGATCGACCGCGCCAATGCGGGCACCGTCACCCGCAGCGAGATTGCCGAAGAAACCAGCGCGCTTGCCATGGTCGCCAACTATCGGCGCTTCGGAAATCTCTGCGGCCAGCACTGCCAGATCGTCAATACGCACCACTCCATTGAGGACCATCACCTGTTCCCCGTGCTCGGCCGCCAAAGCCCCGGTTTCAAGGCCATCGCCGACCGGCTAACGGCCGAACATGTCGTGGTGCACGAATTGCTGGAACGGCTGGTCGACGCACTAAACGCATTGGCCAATGAACCATCACAATCCCGCTTCGACGACGCCAAAACCGTCTATCACGCCCTCGAACGCGTCCTGCTCTCCCACCTCGGCTGGGAAGAAGAAGCCATGGGCGATGCGCTCGGGTATTTCGGGATCATGTAG
- a CDS encoding SOS response-associated peptidase, with product MCGRYASTLPPEMMVELFKLLKSIDIVPRYNIAPTQPVAAIWEAQGRREGHFARWGLVPGWVKDPREFPLLINARAETMAEKPAFRDTLKHGRCIIPASGYYEWHTNPDKSKQPYYITMSDDRPMALAGLYATWMGPNGEEIDSVATITVPANPQLSEIHDRMPVILEGAAVDDWLNVRDVRAAEAGQLALPLADGVLKFHPVSTRVNSARDDDPGLIERAEIAKPQPRVKKVAGGGGQLDLF from the coding sequence ATGTGCGGACGCTACGCCTCCACGCTGCCGCCAGAAATGATGGTTGAGCTGTTCAAGCTGCTCAAGAGCATCGACATTGTGCCGCGCTACAATATCGCGCCGACGCAGCCTGTTGCGGCCATCTGGGAGGCGCAGGGGCGGCGCGAGGGGCACTTTGCGCGCTGGGGTCTGGTGCCCGGCTGGGTCAAGGACCCGCGCGAATTTCCACTGCTGATCAATGCCCGCGCCGAAACCATGGCCGAAAAGCCGGCCTTTCGAGACACGCTCAAGCACGGCCGCTGCATCATCCCGGCCAGCGGCTATTACGAGTGGCACACCAATCCCGATAAATCCAAACAGCCCTATTACATCACCATGAGCGACGACCGCCCGATGGCGCTGGCGGGGCTTTACGCGACGTGGATGGGACCGAACGGGGAAGAGATCGACAGCGTCGCGACCATCACCGTGCCGGCCAATCCACAGCTGTCGGAAATCCACGACCGGATGCCGGTGATTCTGGAAGGCGCGGCGGTCGATGACTGGCTCAATGTGCGCGACGTGCGGGCGGCCGAGGCCGGGCAGTTGGCGCTGCCGCTGGCTGATGGGGTGCTGAAGTTTCATCCGGTATCGACGCGGGTGAACTCAGCGCGGGATGATGATCCGGGACTGATCGAGCGGGCGGAAATCGCCAAGCCGCAGCCAAGGGTGAAGAAGGTGGCGGGTGGTGGCGGGCAGCTGGATTTGTTTTGA
- a CDS encoding NUDIX domain-containing protein — translation MTDLPNAASVAIVREGKVLLIKRAYAPYQNLWTLPGGRLEPGETIEQCAIREISEEVGLTIRNPRLVMEQELGREGTYRLAVFVTRDFSGQLRASDEVADHKWMDPTALIALRTTSRLDDVLARAFAVLAQN, via the coding sequence GTGACCGATCTCCCGAACGCCGCCAGTGTCGCAATCGTCCGCGAGGGCAAGGTGCTGCTGATCAAGCGCGCCTATGCCCCGTACCAGAATTTGTGGACCCTGCCGGGCGGTCGACTGGAGCCGGGCGAGACCATCGAACAATGCGCCATCCGCGAAATTTCCGAGGAGGTCGGCCTCACCATTCGCAATCCGCGCCTCGTGATGGAGCAGGAACTGGGCCGCGAAGGCACCTATCGTCTGGCCGTGTTCGTCACGCGTGATTTCTCGGGCCAGCTTCGCGCCTCCGATGAGGTTGCAGACCACAAATGGATGGACCCGACGGCGCTGATCGCGCTGCGCACCACCAGCCGCCTCGATGACGTGCTCGCGAGGGCCTTCGCCGTTCTGGCGCAAAACTGA
- a CDS encoding TIGR02301 family protein — MRKLITAIAALLALSTVPSLAIDPPYQRQMERLAEIMGSLYFLQPLCQAGTQDWREQMSELIDLDEPDEDRRQRLAGAFNVGYTAYSRFHRACTPAAREALGRLLVEAERNARDIHTRFAE; from the coding sequence GTGCGAAAACTAATCACTGCCATCGCCGCTCTGCTCGCTTTGTCCACGGTGCCGAGCCTGGCCATCGACCCGCCCTATCAGCGGCAGATGGAGCGGCTGGCCGAGATCATGGGCAGCCTTTATTTCCTGCAGCCGCTCTGTCAGGCCGGTACGCAGGACTGGCGCGAGCAGATGTCGGAACTGATCGATCTCGACGAGCCCGATGAGGATCGTCGCCAGCGGCTGGCCGGGGCATTTAACGTCGGCTACACCGCCTATTCGCGCTTCCACCGCGCCTGCACGCCCGCCGCTCGCGAGGCTTTGGGGCGGCTTCTGGTCGAAGCCGAGCGCAATGCGCGCGACATCCATACGCGGTTTGCCGAATAG
- a CDS encoding folate-binding protein, which produces MTIHLRADRAVFRFSGPEAHKLLNDVVTGKIPDSDTGTAAWWALLSPQGKILAEGLAGWTDNAIWLDVHQSVADDFFKRMKMYRLRAQVVIDDLRESHRVGFSDAAAPDLISHADRLGPVVIGYRIIAPVDATAAWVADDTAYRAARIAGGLLEQGADFPANDTFAHDIGLDILEGIDFVKGCYVGQEVVSRMKHRGTARRRPVLVSGIDAPAGTPVISGTREAGSIGQVVDGNAVAIVRLDRITDLGAVTVDGKPVTLTLPSWATYSFGDTAPED; this is translated from the coding sequence ATGACCATCCACCTGCGCGCCGACCGTGCCGTGTTCCGTTTTTCCGGCCCAGAGGCGCACAAGCTGCTCAACGATGTCGTCACCGGCAAAATCCCGGACAGTGACACCGGCACGGCCGCATGGTGGGCGCTGCTGTCGCCACAGGGCAAAATCCTCGCCGAAGGGCTCGCGGGTTGGACTGACAACGCAATCTGGCTCGATGTGCATCAGTCCGTGGCAGACGATTTCTTCAAGCGCATGAAAATGTACCGGTTGCGCGCCCAGGTCGTGATCGACGATCTGCGCGAAAGCCACCGCGTCGGTTTCTCCGATGCCGCCGCGCCAGACCTGATCAGCCATGCCGACCGGCTTGGCCCCGTCGTCATCGGCTATCGGATCATCGCCCCGGTTGACGCCACCGCCGCTTGGGTTGCTGACGACACCGCCTACCGCGCCGCGCGCATTGCCGGCGGTCTGCTCGAACAGGGTGCCGACTTCCCGGCCAACGACACATTCGCCCACGATATCGGTCTCGATATTCTCGAAGGCATCGACTTCGTCAAAGGCTGCTATGTCGGGCAGGAGGTGGTCAGCCGCATGAAGCATCGCGGCACCGCGCGCCGCCGTCCGGTGCTGGTAAGTGGCATCGATGCGCCAGCCGGCACGCCAGTTATCAGCGGCACCCGCGAAGCTGGTAGCATCGGGCAGGTCGTTGATGGCAACGCCGTCGCCATTGTGCGGCTCGACCGCATCACCGATCTCGGCGCCGTCACGGTCGATGGCAAGCCAGTGACACTCACCCTCCCCTCCTGGGCCACATATTCGTTCGGCGACACCGCGCCGGAGGACTGA
- a CDS encoding HD family hydrolase: MARTSARAWQRMLSGRRLDILDPSPMDVELSDIAHGLARVARWNGQTEGDYPFSVAQHSVLVLELFRAHEPDSDAISQAQALLHDAPEYVMGDIISPFKAAMGGNYKDVENRLLSAIFLRFSLPANMTIALAKQIKKADREAAFFEAVHLAGFEDGEARKLFGEPSLPAFDVDAFDRLIRPWPTREAHDRFIAAFESLSV, from the coding sequence ATGGCACGTACGAGTGCACGCGCGTGGCAACGTATGTTGTCGGGGCGCCGACTAGATATTCTCGATCCTTCGCCAATGGATGTCGAACTCTCCGACATCGCGCATGGCCTTGCCCGCGTCGCTCGCTGGAATGGCCAGACTGAGGGGGATTACCCGTTTTCAGTGGCGCAGCATTCGGTGCTGGTGCTCGAACTGTTTCGCGCCCACGAGCCCGACAGCGACGCCATCAGCCAGGCCCAGGCCCTGCTGCATGACGCGCCCGAATATGTGATGGGCGACATCATATCCCCGTTCAAGGCGGCAATGGGCGGCAATTACAAAGACGTCGAAAACCGCCTGCTCTCGGCAATTTTCCTGCGCTTCTCGCTGCCCGCCAACATGACCATCGCCTTGGCAAAGCAAATCAAAAAGGCAGACCGGGAAGCCGCGTTCTTCGAGGCGGTGCACTTGGCAGGCTTTGAGGATGGCGAGGCACGCAAGCTGTTTGGCGAGCCGAGCCTTCCCGCCTTTGACGTCGATGCCTTCGACCGTCTGATCCGCCCTTGGCCGACCCGCGAAGCGCATGACCGGTTCATCGCCGCATTCGAGTCGCTGTCGGTCTGA
- a CDS encoding cell wall hydrolase: MAHPHRPAQLRPVRAVRRRHSFTKLLVVGIIGGLGYAGLTSGAVGPAGDLSDGLPANINLVSASLSYSGVDPVITGSVDHLFETSSFNGPNRAEKTDRLRPPVDVVAMSRSFDEARLQLATLRGIPADAIGLGQSQIAAIGTGATGDVEIGPRMSLASINPATAAALDAIAGIAPSMQTPLPALASEQLAYARANAPISDGYVTGNAMSVSDKELWCLATAIYFEARGESYRGQVAVAQVVLNRVKDHRYPNTICGVVYQNQHRRNACQFSFACDGIPDTINDRASWAQAEDISKKFTNGELYLTEVGDATHYHATYVRPAWAPRMNRVTQIGLHVFYKFKSGWLFG; this comes from the coding sequence ATGGCCCATCCACACCGGCCGGCGCAGTTGCGTCCGGTTAGAGCGGTTCGTCGCCGGCATTCCTTCACCAAGCTGTTGGTGGTCGGGATCATTGGCGGCCTTGGCTATGCAGGTCTGACCAGCGGTGCTGTCGGCCCCGCAGGCGATCTGTCCGACGGCCTGCCAGCCAACATCAACCTCGTTTCCGCCAGCCTCAGCTATTCAGGCGTCGATCCGGTGATCACCGGTTCGGTCGATCATCTGTTTGAAACATCAAGCTTTAACGGCCCCAACCGCGCCGAAAAGACCGACCGTTTGCGACCGCCGGTCGACGTGGTTGCCATGTCGCGCAGCTTCGATGAAGCGCGCCTGCAACTTGCCACCCTGCGCGGTATCCCCGCCGATGCGATTGGCCTCGGCCAGTCCCAGATTGCCGCTATCGGAACCGGCGCCACCGGCGATGTCGAGATCGGCCCGCGCATGTCGCTGGCCTCGATCAATCCGGCAACGGCTGCCGCACTCGACGCAATCGCTGGTATCGCGCCATCGATGCAGACGCCGCTGCCGGCTCTAGCGTCCGAGCAATTGGCTTATGCCCGCGCCAATGCCCCGATTTCCGATGGCTATGTCACCGGCAATGCCATGTCGGTGTCCGACAAGGAATTGTGGTGCCTGGCGACAGCGATCTATTTTGAAGCCCGTGGCGAAAGCTATCGCGGCCAGGTTGCGGTGGCGCAGGTTGTGCTCAACCGCGTCAAGGATCACCGTTATCCCAACACCATTTGCGGCGTCGTCTATCAGAACCAGCATCGCCGCAATGCCTGCCAGTTCTCGTTTGCCTGCGATGGTATCCCCGACACCATCAACGACCGCGCATCCTGGGCGCAGGCCGAGGACATCTCCAAGAAATTCACCAATGGCGAGCTTTATCTGACCGAAGTCGGCGACGCGACGCACTACCACGCGACATATGTGCGCCCCGCCTGGGCGCCCCGTATGAACCGGGTCACCCAGATCGGCCTGCACGTGTTCTACAAGTTCAAGAGCGGCTGGTTGTTCGGCTAA
- a CDS encoding putative PEP-binding protein: MFAIAPAMGKANLSASQLKLLSGKARWIFRVAEAGFPTVPTIALTRAAWEALQGERARKDVRLRTHWVACLYKLVGKDNEPPLLAVRTSAATHNGGLMPAKMGITAPTNPEDSVDPTRALAKAIKAAFDSYGFGQGWTARADEDRGRQIVLVQAAADGEIDQFLTRNATTGTLGPSPVNGAPLPRMSERIDALVNLLDAKAGRHMNCLVAIKRGQVLFLSARPVQVSAAAELEAAVDRVNRKVWTPQNAVTRVDPTRLVQLLHPRLKSAEGAAPIATGLGVSPGAASGVIVFNPDDAARLRARGKHCILVVNETGPADIEGMKAATGILTARGGMSSHAGVIARITGKPCVAGVRTLSVDTAEMVCRIGDREFRTGDRLTIDGSDGSVYAGTLPLAQPHIGGAISTLLGWSDASRKISVRTNAETVDSALTALSFGAEGIGLARSEHMFFSPERMVALRRVILSEDEDDRNRAINGLVDYQTGDYSALFSTMNGKPVTVRLFDPPLHEFLPRSDEEIEETAASLGLAVRALRQHLDRVAEVNPMLGHRGVRLAITYPEMLQMQMQAVMAGVRAASETQTEPVSVEVMVPFVSTASEVAWVRERVYDIAAYSGLLRTDRVKFSFGTMIELPRACLRAGDIAQMVDFFSFGTNDLTQTTFGISRDDAPTFLASYQRKGIYERDPFVTIDEKGVGEMISIAVARGRAANPALKIGICGEHAGDPASLKFFAGLGVDYVSCSPYRVPIARLTLAQASA; the protein is encoded by the coding sequence ATGTTCGCGATCGCCCCAGCCATGGGGAAGGCGAACCTGTCCGCCAGTCAGCTCAAGCTGCTGAGCGGCAAGGCGCGCTGGATTTTCCGCGTCGCCGAGGCCGGTTTCCCCACCGTTCCGACCATCGCCTTGACCCGTGCGGCGTGGGAAGCCCTGCAGGGCGAACGGGCCCGCAAGGACGTCCGCCTGCGCACCCATTGGGTCGCCTGCCTCTATAAGCTGGTCGGCAAGGACAACGAGCCGCCGCTGTTGGCAGTGCGTACGTCCGCAGCCACGCACAATGGCGGACTTATGCCCGCCAAGATGGGTATCACCGCGCCTACCAATCCCGAAGATTCTGTCGATCCGACCCGCGCGCTCGCCAAGGCGATCAAGGCGGCGTTCGATAGCTATGGATTTGGCCAAGGTTGGACGGCACGCGCCGACGAAGATCGTGGTCGCCAGATCGTGCTGGTTCAGGCCGCCGCCGATGGCGAAATCGATCAGTTCCTAACGCGCAATGCCACAACAGGTACGCTGGGCCCGTCGCCAGTCAATGGCGCGCCGCTGCCGCGCATGTCCGAGCGTATCGACGCGCTGGTCAATCTGCTCGACGCCAAGGCCGGTCGGCACATGAACTGCCTCGTCGCCATCAAGCGTGGCCAGGTGCTTTTTCTGTCGGCGCGGCCCGTTCAGGTTTCGGCTGCGGCTGAACTTGAAGCGGCGGTGGATCGCGTCAATCGCAAGGTCTGGACGCCGCAAAACGCCGTCACGCGCGTTGATCCGACCCGGCTCGTGCAATTGCTGCACCCACGCCTCAAATCCGCCGAGGGCGCCGCACCTATTGCGACCGGCCTTGGCGTTTCGCCCGGCGCCGCCAGTGGCGTCATCGTGTTCAATCCCGACGATGCGGCTCGGCTGCGGGCGCGCGGCAAGCACTGCATTTTGGTCGTCAACGAAACCGGCCCAGCCGATATCGAGGGCATGAAGGCCGCGACCGGCATTCTGACCGCGCGCGGCGGTATGTCGAGCCATGCCGGCGTGATCGCCCGCATCACCGGAAAGCCCTGCGTTGCTGGCGTGCGCACCCTTTCGGTCGATACCGCCGAAATGGTCTGCCGCATCGGTGATCGCGAGTTCCGCACTGGTGACCGCCTGACCATCGATGGCAGTGATGGCTCAGTCTATGCCGGCACTTTGCCGCTGGCCCAGCCTCACATTGGCGGCGCCATCAGCACACTGCTCGGCTGGTCCGATGCCAGCCGCAAGATCTCCGTCCGCACCAATGCCGAAACCGTCGATTCTGCTCTGACCGCACTCAGCTTTGGCGCAGAAGGCATTGGTCTGGCGCGTTCCGAGCACATGTTCTTTTCGCCCGAACGCATGGTGGCGCTGCGCCGGGTTATCCTCAGCGAGGACGAAGACGACCGAAATCGCGCCATCAACGGCCTCGTCGACTACCAGACCGGCGACTATTCGGCGCTGTTCTCGACCATGAACGGCAAGCCGGTTACGGTGCGACTGTTCGATCCGCCGCTGCACGAATTCCTGCCGCGTAGCGACGAGGAAATCGAGGAAACCGCGGCCTCGCTTGGGCTTGCCGTCCGGGCTTTGCGACAGCATCTCGATCGCGTTGCCGAGGTCAATCCGATGCTTGGCCATCGCGGTGTCCGTCTCGCCATCACTTATCCCGAGATGCTGCAGATGCAGATGCAGGCGGTGATGGCCGGTGTGCGGGCCGCCAGCGAAACTCAGACCGAGCCGGTTTCGGTGGAGGTCATGGTGCCATTCGTCTCGACGGCCAGTGAAGTCGCCTGGGTGCGCGAGCGCGTCTATGACATCGCCGCCTATTCGGGCCTGCTTCGTACCGACCGGGTCAAATTCTCGTTCGGCACCATGATCGAGCTGCCGCGTGCCTGCCTACGGGCAGGGGACATCGCCCAGATGGTCGATTTCTTCTCCTTCGGTACCAACGATCTGACGCAGACCACCTTCGGTATTTCCCGCGATGACGCGCCGACATTCCTCGCTTCCTATCAGCGCAAGGGGATCTATGAACGCGACCCCTTCGTCACCATCGACGAAAAGGGCGTGGGCGAAATGATATCCATCGCTGTGGCACGGGGCAGGGCCGCCAATCCGGCCCTCAAGATCGGTATTTGCGGCGAACATGCCGGTGATCCCGCTTCTTTGAAGTTCTTTGCGGGGCTAGGCGTCGACTATGTGAGCTGCTCACCCTATCGTGTCCCCATCGCAAGGCTGACCTTGGCGCAAGCTTCTGCTTAA
- the ispH gene encoding 4-hydroxy-3-methylbut-2-enyl diphosphate reductase, whose protein sequence is MEKRPQLDILLCAPRGFCAGVDRAIQIVELALEKYGAPVYVRHAIVHNKYVVDGLRDKGAIFVEELSEIPETGAPVVFSAHGVPKSVPADAKSRNMFFLDATCPLVSKVHVEAQRHFAEGHEIVLIGHKGHPEVVGTMGQLPPGAITLVETVADALVFEPKDPLTLAFVTQTTLSVDDTREIVGALKGRFPAINGPHKEDICYATTNRQEAIKAVAPEVDAMIVVGSSNSSNSLRLVEVAERAGCKVSMLVDRAAEIDWSRLEGIKTLGVSAGASAPEKLVDEVIEAFAQRYDIKVEARVTAKENIAFNIPRELRTIEAAVSR, encoded by the coding sequence ATGGAAAAGCGGCCACAACTAGACATTCTGCTCTGTGCCCCTCGCGGATTTTGCGCGGGCGTCGATCGAGCCATCCAGATTGTTGAGCTTGCGCTCGAAAAATACGGCGCGCCGGTCTATGTGCGCCACGCCATCGTGCACAACAAATACGTGGTCGATGGCCTGCGCGACAAGGGCGCAATCTTTGTCGAAGAGCTGAGCGAAATCCCGGAAACCGGCGCTCCTGTGGTGTTCTCGGCGCATGGCGTGCCCAAGTCAGTGCCAGCTGATGCCAAGAGCCGCAACATGTTCTTCCTCGATGCAACCTGCCCGCTCGTGAGCAAGGTGCATGTGGAAGCGCAGCGCCATTTTGCCGAGGGTCACGAAATCGTGCTGATCGGCCATAAGGGTCACCCCGAAGTGGTTGGCACGATGGGGCAATTGCCGCCCGGCGCCATCACGCTGGTCGAAACCGTGGCCGACGCGCTGGTGTTTGAACCGAAGGACCCGCTGACGCTGGCCTTTGTGACGCAGACCACGCTGTCGGTGGACGACACCCGCGAAATCGTCGGCGCGCTGAAGGGCCGGTTCCCGGCCATCAACGGTCCGCATAAGGAAGACATCTGCTACGCCACGACAAACCGGCAGGAGGCCATCAAGGCCGTAGCGCCTGAGGTTGATGCGATGATCGTGGTGGGTTCGTCAAATTCGTCGAACTCGCTGCGTCTGGTGGAAGTCGCCGAACGCGCCGGCTGCAAGGTTTCCATGCTGGTCGACCGTGCCGCCGAGATCGATTGGTCGCGGCTCGAAGGCATCAAGACACTGGGCGTTTCAGCGGGTGCTTCGGCTCCCGAAAAGCTGGTCGATGAAGTGATCGAGGCCTTTGCGCAGCGCTACGACATCAAGGTCGAGGCCCGTGTGACGGCCAAGGAAAACATCGCCTTCAACATTCCCCGCGAGCTGCGCACCATCGAAGCTGCCGTCTCTCGCTAA